Proteins from one Belonocnema kinseyi isolate 2016_QV_RU_SX_M_011 chromosome 8, B_treatae_v1, whole genome shotgun sequence genomic window:
- the LOC117178362 gene encoding uncharacterized protein LOC117178362, with amino-acid sequence MLDYPDNVPPRFFKESNSVLSEPLSILFNHSLKCGTVSKPWKVSSITPIYKSGTKQFVRNYRRISMLNVTSKMLDSFIADCLKDSFNNGFIDKQHGFRPSRSTVANLKVFREFVTETVDKAHQVDAIYTDIAKPFDRVNHDILLYK; translated from the coding sequence ATGTTGGATTATCCGGATAATGTGCCACCTCGTTTTTTCAAAGAGTCTAACAGTGTACTCTCAGAACCTTTAAGCATTCTATTTAATCACTCTTTGAAATGCGGCACTGTTTCGAAACCCTGGAAGGTCTCATCAATAACACCAATATATAAATCAGGAACAAAACAATTTGTAAGGAACTATAGGCGCATATCCATGCTGAACGTCACTTCTAAAATGTTAGATAGTTTTATAGCAGATTGTCTAAAAGATTCTTTTAATAATGGTTTTATTGACAAACAGCATGGCTTCCGGCCTAGTAGATCCACAGTTGCAAATCTCAAAGTTTTTAGAGAATTTGTTACAGAAACTGTGGATAAGGCTCATCAGGTAGATGCGATATACACTGATATCGCAAAACCATTCGATCGCGTAAACCACGACATCCTTTTGTATAAATGA